One genomic segment of Panicum virgatum strain AP13 chromosome 2N, P.virgatum_v5, whole genome shotgun sequence includes these proteins:
- the LOC120660588 gene encoding protein EDS1L-like: MPTDTPAPPQRAASLSDDDRLLVAHCAELSFPPSSPAPAAASARYFQVHHASHPYPCAAFAFAPSWSAADWAAPSTAEGARQPFGDAEVDAALFPSLRAVGSGVPARANAAFLAAFRGLLDGSPLQSEVSRAVAEEKRIVFTGHSSGGSIATLAAIWFLEKCTRQGSVNQAHPFCVTFGAPLIGDNIFNHAVRREGWSQCILHFLRPLDIVPRIPLTPLASFREEIQAVLEWLSPQTPNNSPAGRSLVIPEYYETLLRSTLSIASYEACSFMGCTSSILGTLTSFIDLSPYRPCGTYYFFTSSEQLIVLTNSDAVLQLLFYCLQLDPQQQLLDAAARSLSAHWQYEPIKQCMPDIVCVDYLGAISSTAPGRQTDRAAIGNIELSKEALLHLSAAAQWEKQRQRNQTKIDQSCQKIQEALRSLNDYKRTCELRGVSYYDSFKLQREVHDFNANVRRLELAGLWDEIIEMLRRRELPDGFEAREEWVRLGTLFRRLVEPLDIANYYRHSKNEDTGSYLSKGRPRRYKYTQKWHEQLQRAPVGSSLESCFWAVVEELQAEMVDGMAFEDLRDRVVKLESDAHGWYSSGSLGKDVFLGSSSFVAWWRTLPEQHKSASCIAKLVSL; the protein is encoded by the exons ATGCCGACGGacaccccggcgccgccgcagcgcgcggCGTCGCTGTCCGACGACGACCGCCTGCTCGTCGCGCACTGCGCCGagctctccttccctccctcctcccccgccccggccgccgcctccgcccgctaCTTCCAGGTGCACCACGCGTCCCACCCCTACCCCTGCGCCGCCTTCGCCTTCGCGCCCTCCTGGTCCGCCGCCGACTGGGCCGCGCCCTCCACCGCGGAGGGCGCCCGCCAGCCGTTCGGGGACGCGGAGGTGGACGCGGCGCTGTTCCCGTCGCTCCGAGCCGTCGGGAGCGGCGTCCCCGCGCGCGCCAACgccgccttcctcgccgcctTCCGCGGCCTGCTCGACGGATCGCCGCTCCAGTCCGAG GTATCCAGAGCTGTGGCTGAAGAGAAACGTATAGTATTCACAGGCCATTCATCAGGAGGTTCAATAGCCACCCTTGCTGCTATATGGTTTCTTGAGAAGTGCACCAGACAGGGaagtgttaatcaagcacaCCCATTCTGCGTGACCTTTGGGGCTCCTCTTATTGGAGACAATATCTTCAACCATGCTGTTAGAAGAGAGGGCTGGTCACAATGTATTTTGCATTTCCTACGTCCACTAGACATTGTCCCACGTATACCATTGACTCCACTTGCATCCTTCAGAGAAGAAATTCAAGCTGTTCTGGAATGGTTGTCTCCTCAGACACCAAACAACTCACCTGCTGGGAGGTCTCTTGTCATACCTGAGTACTATGAAACTTTACTCAGAAGCACACTATCTATTGCCAGCTATGAGGCCTGTTCTTTCATGGGATGCACTAGCTCAATCCTTGGAACATTGACCTCCTTTATTGACCTCTCCCCTTACAGACCCTGTGGGACGTATTATTTCTTCACAAGTAGCGAACAGCTGATTGTTCTCACAAATTCAGATGCTGTACTGCAGTTGTTATTTTACTGCCTTCAGTTGGATCCCCAGCAGCAATTGCTTGATGCTGCTGCTAGAAGTTTAAGTGCTCACTGGCAGTATGAACCAATTAAACAGTGCATGCCGGATATAGTTTGCGTGGACTACCTGGGAGCTATCTCATCAACCGCTCCTGGGAGGCAGACAGACAGAGCGGCAATTGGAAACATTGAACTG AGCAAGGAAGCTTTACTGCACCTTTCTGCAGCTGCGCAATGGGAGAAGCAAAGACAGAGAAACCAAACGAAGATTGACCAAAGCTGCCAAAAGATCCAGGAAGCCCTCAGATCCCTAAACGACTACAAAAGAACATGCGAACTCCGTGGCGTAAGCTACTACGATTCCTTCAAGCTCCAACGGGAGGTGCATGACTTCAACGCCAACGTGCggaggctggagctggccgGCCTCTGGGACGAGATCATCGAGATGCTCCGGAGGCGCGAACTGCCGGATGGCTTTGAGGCGCGCGAGGAGTGGGTGCGCCTGGGCACACTGTTTCGCCGCCTGGTCGAGCCGCTGGACATCGCCAACTACTACCGGCACTCCAAGAACGAGGACACCGGCTCCTACCTCTCCaaggggcggccgcggcggtacaagtacacccagaagtggCACGAGCAGCTGCAGCGCGCCCCCGTCGGGTCCAGCCTCGAGTCCTGCTTCTGGGCGGTGGTCGAGGAGCTCCAGGCCGAGATGGTCGACGGCATGGCGTTCGAGGACCTGAGGGATAGGGTGGTCAAGCTCGAGAGCGACGCGCATGGATGGTATAGTTCTGGAAGTCTGGGCAAGGACGTCTTTCTGGGGAGCTCGTCTTTTGTGGCGTGGTGGAGGACGCTCCCCGAGCAGCACAAGTCGGCGTCCTGCATCGCCAAACTTGTGTCCTT GTAA